DNA sequence from the Liolophura sinensis isolate JHLJ2023 chromosome 1, CUHK_Ljap_v2, whole genome shotgun sequence genome:
tatttagttagttggtttttacgctgtactcaataatatttcacctatacaacgagGGCCAGCATAATAGGGTACCGAGCACCTGAGGGTTGGAGATTTTTCTATGTAatacgtacgaccggagaggaagccaacataagctgggtttgaactcagaGTGATCGCTAGCTTGATAAATTACGATgagaattttcttatttttgtcttctgttaGGTATGCTTCCACATCGGCACAAAGTTGTTATAGCTGGCAACCACGAGCTGTCTTTTGATGACAACTGTGAAAAGATGATATCAGGAATGATGGCGTCTCAGAATAGGTCGGTTTTGCGAGAAGCCGGAGTATCAGCAGTTCAGGATCTGCTAACAAACTGTGTCTATCTGCAGGACTCATCAGTGGAGATATACGGGATTAAGATATACGGGTCACCATGGTGAGGTTTGTtattatgtaaatgtagatttaaatttgttatttatttgtttatttgataacgCTGGTCAGTTTAATGAAGAGAGGAAACCGCGATACCAGGAATAAACCGGGAATAAACCACCTGTGACAAGgagctgacaaactttcccacatgtcaGTTATGATGAAAGTCAGGTGATTTTCTTGGAACTCCATGTAAACACACCTGAACGGCCACAAAGAGAACTGGGAGGACGTCATTGATTCCCTGCCAGAGACTGGGATGAACCACACCATGTGTGCCCTGGCAATTCAAAGAAATGAACTCATTTGCCACCTACGTGTTGATTCGAAAACAAAGTATATTTCTAATTATATCTCTCGAGAATCGTCTGATCGTACGAGATATTATTGGTTTAAGCCAAAAATATAAAGATACATGTTGAGATTTTGGAATTCCGCAGCCACATGTGTTGACAAGCATCCATAGTGGCGTAGGCCTGGGTTCATTATTGATGGCATTCAGGTTTTATTTCTATGTTCTAGGCAGCCAGAGTATCGTGGCTGGGCGTTCAATGCTCCACGTGGCTGGGCGTTGCTGAAGATCTGGAATAAGATTCCATCTGACACAGATGTCCTGATGACCCATGGACCCCCGTTAGGTAAGCCTATTCGAGAGGGAATAGAACAAACCAGTGTAACTTTAGTTAGCAAGAAAAAGTGCTGAAAGATTGCTGTTAGTATAAACTGTAACATTTAACTCTGTTACCAAAGATTTGATGTTATGGTAATATGTAATTGAAGGTTGTGGTTAAATAATATAACATGAGTTATTAaggaagaggggtggaaaccTGATCGGACACAGCCAGTTTTTGTCTGAAATGCTTAGTAACTCaataattcaaattttaatCTGTAGTTCTTGCAAGATAATGGAATGCACCATGTTCAAGGAAATGGAAACACGATGCTTAAAAGGCACACCAAGGTTCGGTTGACGTAAACGGAAGCAGCTGCTTTTTCGAGTTATGGAGATAACTCCTGGCAGATTGATCAAAACTAATAACAATGGCAGTGCTTTCGCTTTCTCAGTGTTTGCGGTTTTGCTTCTGTGGACTGTGATACCTTATGCGGGTATGCAACATCAGAGAAACAAAAAGTTATgtgttttaaactttatgtgagaTACTTtatccatgcatatatacattttgtctgGTGTCGTCTTTGCTTTGATTTTGCTTTGAGTGCTCAGTGTGTTAACTGTAGATGTCTATCAAAACCCAACGGTATAAATTTGGATCAATCGCTGGAGAGCTATGCATTGACGCCCTTCACATGTATGCCTTCGCGTATTGCTGTTGCGCCTATGATAGATGTATATTAAAAGCAAAGACTATAGATGAAGGACCATTAAAAGTTGTTCAGGAAAACAGTTCAATTTactttttagcatttttttatCCAGTTGAGTGAAATGcctttaaaacatcagattttacaAGCCCGTATAATTAACCTCAAATCCGTTTCTATTTCTTGAAATTGTCTCAAAGGTTACGGCGATTTGCTGAAGTCTTCCCAGAGAGCTGGGTGTGTGGATCTCCTGAACACAGTGCAGAAGCGAGTCCGTCCTCTCTACCATGTGTTTGGTCACATCCACGAGGGTGAGGATATCGTGTGCTTGGCttttatttatcaaaatgactgcactcaaaataaaaatactgctCTATATGTAGTGCAAGCGTCAGAAGTTTACAAAGTTCACGcattatgttattttttaatattatttatatggTATTCTGTAactaaaatattaaatcatttattaaaaaattataatagTGTCATGTGACCTGATGACATTAACCCCAGAAGGTAATTCATCTTAATGGCATAGATACATTTATTGAAGACTTCGTTTTATTCTTTGCAGGTTATGGTGTTTTCTCCGATGGTCACACAACCTACATCAACGCCTCCACTTGTACCACTAAGTATTTCCCAACAAATCCACCAGTTATATTTGATATACCTTTGAGAAAAGGGTTTACAAAGACATCCTGACAGAGTTTTAAAAGTCGTACTGCCTCTATACGTGAGGTTGATTCACTTAACTTTCAAATTGGCTTATTCCAAATGATGCCACATTCTTCTCTGGACAGTTTCGTTTTGTTACAGATGACGCTTCTGTGTGTGGTTCAGAGCTGCTGTCGTTAGTTGTAAGCTGTGTGACGTTTGCCTTATGTCAGAGGCAAGCAAAACTTAACACATGTGCTAGTCATTCACTTGGCATCAGGTGCTCCTAATTATTTCTATGTTGTGGGCATCTGGTCAATGTGCGTTTGCGTGCATGGACGTACGAGTTTATCAGTGAGAGATTTTCCAATTCTGCTTTGTTGACTACATGTTGCTCATTTCTTATTATTATCATTCTGAAATTGGGCAATTCAAAGGAGAGTTTGTGTCAAACTTGTATAGAGCCTTGGTCAATCTCTGGCCTGGAAAAAGCTTTGATTTGGTCACATCCATTCTGCTCCTGTCCATTGAGGTCAGAGGTTCGAGTCCTGATGTTGCTTGTTTGCCGGTGGCTTTAAATTGTGAGATTTGTCACATACCTAGCTGGGGAAGGGCGGGGGTGTACTATGACCATTCTGATCAGTAAACATGACCACCATGGTATAAGCGAAAAACTCGTGACAATGGCGTtaaattcaatcaaataaataaataaatgcaaacttACCTCATAGATCCACATTGGATATCGTGCCAAATCCTGTTTCATTTAGATTGTTGTTGTGTACACGTTATAGGTCTATTTTATTCTAATAAGTTGTCTTCCGATTTGAGGTCCAGCTTGTCTTGAATTTGAGCCATGGAGGCCAAGGAATCATTTGACCAagtcaaactttgaaatttCCTAATAATGCCTACTTCATAGCTATCTATTTACCTTTCGCGGAACACTTATTCTTTGGCTTTAAAGTATCCAACCCCATGACCTGGTTGCTACCTGTTTGCCTGCCTTTTAGGCTTGATCTTCTCTGGTAGTGTAACGACTGTGATTCCATAATGTTTGGTTGGCAGCTTTTTTGAAGTTGATGCATGCGTTCCATATCTGcatatcttttatacctcaggGGCGCAAGAAGCAGGGATGGGGTGGGGGCAAGGCCCCTTCGCggaataaaacatcacactattgCAAACATATTTTCTCGGTAAACTAAACATGGTAAACTGCAATTTTCCCAGTTCATATTACTAttaatatagggcctacatgtttttTCCATCCTTGagcctacatatttatatatgtttatgagttTGCTCTCTTAGATGGGACTGGTCAGTCGATAGAAATGGAGccgcctgacaaacttcctcgACTTTAAAATAAATCCCACCACCTGAACATTTTTCATGGAGTTTGACATATAGTTCagtttattgttttcctttctttttatgAGAGTTACTTAGCGTAGGCGGTTTTTGAAGTACAAATGTTCATGtcacatgtactgaaataatgatctttttttaataacaacgttggttttttttttctgcaacgtcggttttgtattttctgcatccATGCAACCATGGCTACAATTGTCGTaaggttgtgaattttgattatttttcaatgattttgcttttccagatcACATGATGTAGTGTCACGAagatatatatacctgtttttccaaactgataatgtgccagaattgcataggttTATGTAAGTTTGcttgttttaactttcagtacacatatagaagtagcatatacatgtattaatatatacaattctcccatggaagggcaaatcatctacaatgtaatttgacaaaaaagttgactcatttgtctccaaacacaatcattttttctaatttagtgactgtgtttcAAAGCGATGAGGTAGTTCTATCTAGCCCAGAAAGCAGagtaattaatatatttttacaatataTGCACTAATgggtgttatttatttcattatggtttatcgTCATTTCAAGATCACTTCACTTAGGACGGGTTGCAAGATTCATCGGTGAAGGAAAGAGAA
Encoded proteins:
- the LOC135477556 gene encoding metallophosphoesterase MPPED2-like, with translation MAEKIVGPVSSLVLSCDETLSENALTVSPYSEDPQRAWIELHRQLTVDKVKPLPLNTPVREDAVRFVCISDTHDKLQELMKEPRKGVDRKGIPPGDVLLHAGDFTFLGTAGRVKKFNEILGMLPHRHKVVIAGNHELSFDDNCEKMISGMMASQNRSVLREAGVSAVQDLLTNCVYLQDSSVEIYGIKIYGSPWQPEYRGWAFNAPRGWALLKIWNKIPSDTDVLMTHGPPLGYGDLLKSSQRAGCVDLLNTVQKRVRPLYHVFGHIHEGYGVFSDGHTTYINASTCTTKYFPTNPPVIFDIPLRKGFTKTS